One Bacteroidota bacterium DNA segment encodes these proteins:
- a CDS encoding fibronectin type III domain-containing protein, whose protein sequence is MTKLKVGLRGLTVPEKVQQVRQVITDMTGNSNFTTPNPSLATVTAAANDLETAFNAAQIARDAAKTKTVIQNDKEEHLDLLFSQLGGYVQTMSNGNTTIINSAGFDIAITHAHIGEMPKPQNVNATTGDNPGEVDLHWDRIAGCKIYEMEYTSDPAGLTGWLRAGTTTKSSFAVQNLNSGTKFLFRIAAVGTKGQGPWSDSVTKIAP, encoded by the coding sequence AAGTCCAGCAGGTTCGCCAGGTTATTACAGACATGACGGGCAACAGCAATTTCACAACGCCGAATCCTTCACTGGCAACCGTGACTGCCGCTGCAAACGATCTTGAAACGGCGTTCAACGCTGCGCAAATTGCCCGTGATGCAGCGAAAACAAAAACCGTGATCCAGAATGATAAAGAAGAACATCTCGATCTTCTTTTTTCGCAGTTGGGTGGTTACGTTCAAACCATGAGCAACGGAAATACAACCATCATCAACAGCGCAGGGTTCGACATCGCCATCACCCACGCACACATTGGTGAAATGCCTAAACCGCAAAATGTAAATGCCACCACCGGCGACAATCCCGGCGAAGTGGATTTGCATTGGGATCGCATTGCAGGTTGCAAAATTTATGAAATGGAATACACTTCCGATCCTGCAGGCCTCACCGGTTGGCTCCGCGCTGGCACCACTACGAAATCATCGTTCGCCGTGCAGAACCTGAACAGCGGAACAAAATTTCTTTTCCGCATCGCTGCTGTCGGCACAAAAGGACAAGGCCCGTGGAGCGACAGCGTAACGAAGATCGCTCCGTAA
- a CDS encoding PKD domain-containing protein has protein sequence MKKFIAVSCFFLLCKMGIAQLPMTRSTFNAPYVPISLPAATLSTATGDDVAQSAIPIGFTFNYLGTNYTTIGVNTNGVASFDPVMSISGTNNNLYVATAPNNSLAPWWDNIWSDSILYQLQGVPGSQTFTIQWTNSYSYFNTATQRLNFQITLYETSNVIEFSYGAFVPGVAAANESASIGIEGAGGPGNYLDAVTGSAFTSNGMLNAANEWPAHNFRFTPGVPTVLAGGTYTVGLTGNYFSLSEAIADINHRGISGPVILSLIDANYDVTPANGDNFFPMLLGPVIGSSAANTITVMPASGTSTISSEGTLNGNCGNAAANNVISNANEPILALVGANHVTLQNLNLTCSSTGVVDRGLQVINSSAIVGSQNNNFQGISVTLNRANVGCYGISQQAITVPTNATGANSNNIYLNLNISNVYTGIYLNGNAAFPDQNCVIGNSSPTLFNSIGAATPNDIGAGTGGTASYGIRANNQSGVSIYNNEVRNVSHAGFSTVEGIVIDAGVGNNNIFMNKVHDINYTGTLSTANVTGIRTNLANAGANNVNVFNNFVYAVGTAYTGAASATRAVRGIYVQSIGGGNNTSTINVDFNNVRMDNSSSPNISGTCFESGATNGPVINTRNNVLANFTGTQTGVAVHFAMATPTTTAIGNAGSISNYNDLYINNAANGYTGIGQTTTYATLANWQTGMTQDANSIAIDPGFNSPNDLHVTAVGLNNTGNMTGITWVTTDIDNQSRSATPDIGADEFAPLLLDAGITLLVAPLNGGCHSSTEQVTVTLKNFAAVALDFSVNPVTVTVNISGAVTQTLTYTIVDNSLNANNPLPSGSSLVVPVGTFNMTTNGNYVFDSYTTLAGDGNPANDAMVTVNIGYMAGNAMANPASVCAGSSTTLTLSGYSAGGTIQWMSSIDGGITWSNETGPGSTTNSYVATPGANTLYEVSFCGSLLSNVDTVNYFPVTSPTVVDDTVCGPGVVNLTASGSGTIYWYAAASGGTALATGPNYSPNVGATTTFYVSNTNGSITDGVGLYDNSAGGAMSGSANNLIFDVLSNCTLAGVYVYPATAGNVIIDLEDNTNAILNTVTFVATAADVGQRTYVPLNFSLTPATGMQLVRNFASVNCWRNNVGVTYPYTLPGILSITTSTAGGGFYYFFYDWQINYGCESPRSPLTVVVTTPVAISVSPTSAILCNGDSTNLTVSSADLNYGYTWSPGATLNTSVGTSVMATPTITTTYTVNALDAGTGCRATDSVMVTVNTMGIFSISVSDSVICSGNPDTLVVNLPMQSVGLFDNSAGGNQSASVNNLIFDVFSNCTLAGVYIYPGAAGNVIIDLEDNTNAVLNTVTFVATAADVNQRTYVPLNFALTPATGMQLVHNVASVMCWRNNVGVNYPYTLPGVISITTSTAGNAFYYYFYDWQIQTPGPYTYAWTSVPVGFTATGDTAFVAPTVNTQYFVTVTDTLAGCTATFSANVNMPSPMNAMISGINSICAGDSTLLVATVSGGDGNFSFLWSSGLGTNDSVWAIPAATTTYSVTVTDGCGSISTATYAVTVNAGPPTASFTYAATGLMTLTFTDASTNATSWSWDFGDTQTSTSQSPTHVYAAQGTYTVTLIVTNGCGTDTTTQIIIVDGVENIPFAENISVYPNPANGKFNVEFKGISGGEMTLQLFDMQGSLIMRKTVNAKSGMIIPVNVEGFATGLYMLKISGTSGSAVFKVDVQ, from the coding sequence ATGAAAAAGTTCATCGCCGTTTCCTGTTTTTTTCTTCTCTGCAAAATGGGCATTGCTCAATTGCCAATGACAAGAAGCACTTTCAACGCACCGTATGTTCCCATCAGTTTGCCTGCTGCTACTTTATCCACAGCCACCGGCGATGATGTTGCGCAGAGTGCCATACCAATTGGATTTACATTCAATTATCTCGGCACAAACTATACAACGATCGGCGTGAATACGAACGGTGTTGCTTCTTTCGATCCGGTCATGTCCATCTCCGGAACGAATAATAATTTATATGTTGCCACTGCGCCGAATAATTCTCTCGCACCGTGGTGGGATAATATCTGGTCCGATTCTATTCTTTACCAGTTGCAGGGCGTTCCCGGCAGCCAGACATTTACCATTCAATGGACAAATTCTTATTCCTATTTCAATACAGCAACTCAACGTTTGAATTTCCAAATAACACTTTATGAAACTTCGAATGTGATCGAATTCAGTTATGGCGCTTTTGTTCCCGGTGTTGCTGCAGCGAATGAATCTGCTTCTATAGGAATTGAAGGAGCAGGCGGCCCGGGAAATTATCTTGATGCCGTAACAGGATCTGCTTTTACCAGCAATGGAATGCTCAATGCCGCTAATGAATGGCCTGCACATAATTTTCGTTTTACACCCGGTGTTCCAACTGTTCTTGCCGGAGGAACTTACACGGTGGGGCTCACAGGAAATTATTTCAGTCTCAGTGAAGCGATCGCCGATATTAATCACCGCGGAATTTCAGGACCTGTTATTCTTTCCCTCATTGATGCAAATTATGATGTGACTCCTGCCAACGGAGATAATTTTTTCCCGATGCTGCTCGGTCCTGTCATCGGTTCTTCTGCAGCAAATACAATTACTGTGATGCCTGCTTCCGGAACTTCAACAATTTCATCGGAAGGAACACTCAATGGAAATTGCGGAAATGCTGCTGCAAATAATGTGATCAGCAACGCAAATGAACCGATACTCGCACTCGTGGGCGCGAACCATGTTACGCTGCAGAATTTAAATCTCACGTGCAGTTCTACGGGAGTTGTTGATCGTGGATTACAAGTGATCAATTCATCAGCAATAGTAGGATCACAGAATAATAATTTCCAGGGAATATCAGTTACACTCAACCGTGCGAATGTAGGTTGTTACGGGATCAGTCAGCAGGCGATCACGGTCCCGACTAATGCAACAGGTGCTAATTCGAATAATATTTATCTCAACCTGAATATTTCAAATGTTTACACCGGAATTTATCTCAATGGAAATGCTGCATTTCCCGATCAGAATTGTGTGATCGGAAATTCTTCACCAACACTATTCAACAGCATTGGCGCAGCTACTCCGAATGACATCGGTGCGGGTACAGGAGGAACGGCGAGCTACGGGATCCGTGCAAACAATCAAAGCGGTGTTTCCATTTACAATAATGAAGTGAGAAATGTTTCTCATGCCGGATTTTCTACTGTAGAAGGAATTGTGATCGATGCAGGAGTGGGCAACAATAATATTTTCATGAACAAAGTTCACGATATCAATTACACCGGAACACTTTCTACCGCGAATGTGACGGGCATTCGTACCAATCTCGCCAATGCCGGAGCCAACAATGTGAATGTATTCAACAATTTTGTTTACGCAGTCGGTACCGCGTACACAGGCGCTGCATCTGCTACGCGCGCGGTACGCGGAATTTATGTGCAGTCTATAGGTGGTGGAAATAATACCAGCACGATAAATGTTGATTTCAATAACGTGCGCATGGATAATTCGTCATCACCGAATATTTCCGGAACCTGTTTTGAAAGTGGCGCAACAAACGGGCCGGTCATCAATACCAGAAATAATGTGCTGGCAAATTTTACAGGAACGCAAACAGGAGTTGCTGTTCACTTTGCAATGGCAACGCCTACGACAACTGCAATTGGCAACGCGGGATCTATTTCCAATTACAATGATCTCTACATAAATAATGCTGCGAATGGTTATACCGGAATTGGCCAGACCACGACTTATGCAACGCTTGCCAACTGGCAAACAGGAATGACGCAGGATGCAAATTCAATTGCAATAGATCCTGGTTTCAATTCACCGAATGATCTTCACGTTACTGCAGTGGGTTTGAATAACACAGGAAATATGACTGGAATTACATGGGTGACTACCGACATCGACAATCAATCGCGTTCTGCAACTCCTGATATCGGCGCTGATGAATTTGCGCCACTGCTTCTTGATGCAGGAATTACTTTGCTCGTTGCGCCTCTGAACGGTGGTTGTCATTCTTCCACCGAACAAGTTACAGTAACGCTGAAAAATTTTGCTGCAGTTGCACTTGATTTTTCTGTGAATCCTGTGACGGTGACAGTGAATATTTCCGGCGCAGTTACGCAGACATTGACCTACACCATTGTCGATAATTCATTGAATGCAAATAATCCTCTTCCATCCGGATCTTCACTTGTTGTTCCTGTTGGAACTTTCAACATGACGACGAATGGAAATTATGTTTTTGATTCTTACACTACACTTGCAGGCGATGGAAATCCGGCGAACGATGCAATGGTAACTGTGAATATCGGTTACATGGCAGGAAATGCGATGGCGAATCCTGCTTCAGTGTGTGCAGGTTCTTCTACAACATTAACGCTCTCCGGTTATTCTGCAGGAGGAACAATTCAGTGGATGAGTTCAATCGATGGTGGAATTACATGGAGCAATGAAACAGGTCCGGGTTCAACAACTAATTCTTATGTCGCTACTCCGGGAGCAAATACACTTTACGAAGTTTCATTCTGTGGCTCTCTTCTTTCGAATGTCGACACGGTAAATTATTTTCCGGTCACATCACCAACTGTTGTTGATGATACAGTTTGCGGCCCGGGCGTTGTGAATCTCACTGCGAGCGGAAGTGGAACGATCTATTGGTACGCTGCCGCAAGTGGAGGTACTGCACTTGCAACGGGTCCTAATTATTCTCCGAATGTTGGAGCGACAACTACATTTTATGTTTCGAACACGAATGGAAGCATCACCGATGGAGTTGGCCTGTATGATAATTCTGCAGGAGGAGCCATGTCAGGTTCTGCAAACAACCTGATCTTCGATGTGCTTTCCAATTGCACACTCGCCGGCGTTTATGTTTATCCTGCTACTGCCGGAAATGTGATTATCGATCTTGAGGATAATACAAATGCTATTCTCAACACAGTAACTTTTGTTGCAACTGCAGCTGATGTTGGTCAACGGACTTATGTTCCGCTTAATTTCAGTTTAACTCCTGCAACAGGAATGCAACTCGTTCGGAATTTTGCTTCGGTGAATTGCTGGAGAAATAATGTGGGCGTAACTTATCCTTACACCTTGCCTGGAATTCTTTCCATCACCACAAGCACAGCGGGTGGAGGATTTTATTATTTCTTTTACGACTGGCAGATTAATTATGGTTGCGAAAGCCCGCGTTCTCCACTCACAGTCGTTGTAACAACACCTGTCGCAATTTCTGTTTCTCCTACTTCAGCAATTCTCTGCAATGGCGATAGTACAAATCTTACCGTGAGCAGCGCCGATCTGAATTACGGATACACCTGGTCGCCGGGCGCAACGCTGAACACTTCTGTTGGAACAAGTGTAATGGCAACACCAACGATCACGACTACTTACACGGTGAATGCGCTCGATGCAGGAACAGGTTGTCGCGCTACCGACAGCGTGATGGTCACAGTGAATACGATGGGAATTTTTTCAATTTCAGTTTCTGATTCTGTGATCTGTTCCGGAAATCCCGATACGCTCGTTGTAAATCTTCCGATGCAAAGTGTCGGATTGTTTGATAATTCCGCCGGAGGAAATCAATCTGCTTCCGTCAACAATTTAATTTTCGATGTGTTTTCTAATTGCACTCTTGCCGGAGTTTATATTTATCCGGGCGCTGCAGGAAATGTGATCATTGATCTCGAAGACAATACAAATGCTGTTCTCAACACCGTCACGTTTGTTGCAACTGCTGCTGATGTGAATCAACGCACGTATGTTCCTTTGAATTTTGCACTCACGCCTGCAACGGGAATGCAACTCGTACACAATGTTGCGTCGGTCATGTGCTGGAGAAATAATGTCGGTGTAAATTATCCTTACACACTTCCCGGCGTCATCTCCATCACCACCAGCACAGCCGGAAATGCATTTTATTATTATTTCTATGATTGGCAGATTCAAACTCCGGGGCCTTACACGTACGCGTGGACCTCTGTGCCGGTAGGATTTACAGCGACAGGTGATACAGCATTTGTTGCACCAACTGTGAACACACAATATTTTGTGACGGTGACAGACACACTTGCAGGATGCACAGCAACATTCAGCGCCAATGTAAATATGCCATCACCAATGAATGCAATGATCTCAGGAATAAATTCTATTTGTGCCGGAGATTCTACTTTATTGGTCGCAACAGTCAGTGGCGGAGATGGAAATTTTTCTTTCCTGTGGAGCAGTGGACTTGGTACAAATGATTCGGTGTGGGCAATTCCTGCAGCCACCACAACTTATTCCGTAACGGTAACGGATGGATGCGGATCGATTTCTACTGCAACTTATGCTGTAACTGTGAATGCAGGCCCGCCTACAGCATCATTCACTTATGCTGCAACAGGATTGATGACGCTTACATTCACTGACGCGTCAACAAATGCAACATCATGGTCATGGGATTTCGGTGATACGCAAACATCCACTTCACAAAGTCCGACGCACGTTTATGCCGCACAGGGAACCTACACGGTAACACTCATCGTTACGAACGGATGCGGAACAGATACCACCACCCAGATTATTATTGTAGATGGAGTGGAGAATATTCCATTTGCAGAAAATATTTCTGTCTATCCGAATCCCGCGAATGGAAAATTCAATGTGGAGTTCAAAGGAATTTCAGGAGGAGAAATGACGTTGCAGTTGTTCGATATGCAGGGATCATTGATCATGAGGAAAACGGTGAATGCAAAATCAGGAATGATCATTCCTGTGAACGTGGAAGGATTCGCAACCGGACTTTACATGCTTAAAATTTCCGGAACGAGCGGAAGTGCAGTTTTCAAAGTTGACGTTCAATAA
- the nth gene encoding endonuclease III produces the protein MNKKERFEHVIRWFETNMPVAQTELHYKDPFQLLVAVILSAQCTDKRVNMVTPALFRRFPDVETLAASSAAEVFTYIKSISYPNNKAKHLVGMAQTLLKDFSGIVPSTLEDLIKLPGVGRKTANVIASVVYDKPALAVDTHVFRVSARIGLSTNAKNPLQTEMQLVKFIPREKIAIAHHWLILHGRYVCIARNPKCNVCGLRTWCKFGNRNLRVM, from the coding sequence ATGAATAAAAAAGAAAGATTCGAACATGTGATCCGTTGGTTCGAAACAAATATGCCGGTTGCGCAAACGGAATTACATTACAAAGATCCTTTTCAACTTCTGGTTGCAGTAATTCTTTCGGCGCAATGCACGGACAAGCGTGTGAATATGGTAACACCTGCGCTCTTCAGAAGATTTCCGGATGTAGAAACGCTTGCAGCAAGTTCAGCCGCTGAAGTATTCACTTACATAAAAAGTATTTCTTACCCGAACAATAAAGCAAAGCACCTGGTAGGAATGGCACAAACATTATTGAAAGATTTCAGCGGAATTGTTCCTTCTACATTGGAGGATCTTATAAAACTTCCAGGTGTCGGAAGAAAAACAGCAAATGTTATTGCTTCTGTTGTTTATGATAAACCTGCGCTTGCTGTAGATACGCATGTGTTCCGTGTGAGCGCACGCATAGGCCTGAGCACGAACGCAAAAAATCCGCTGCAAACAGAAATGCAATTAGTGAAATTCATTCCGCGTGAAAAGATCGCGATCGCTCATCACTGGCTCATTCTTCACGGGCGCTATGTTTGCATTGCAAGAAATCCGAAATGCAACGTATGTGGATTGAGAACCTGGTGTAAATTCGGAAATAGGAATTTGAGAGTTATGTAG